One part of the Candidatus Neomarinimicrobiota bacterium genome encodes these proteins:
- a CDS encoding 2-C-methyl-D-erythritol 2,4-cyclodiphosphate synthase codes for MNFRIGNGIDVHPFQRDRKLILCGEEINFELGLGGHSDADVATHAIIDSLLGAASLGDIGKHFPDTSNEFKNISSMILLKKVNELVRKKEFEIINIDLTIIAQKPKINQYIEKMRMNISKILEIDRERISIKATTTEGLGFIGRKEGIAAFSTSLLLKKNG; via the coding sequence ATGAATTTCAGAATAGGTAACGGTATAGATGTTCACCCCTTTCAGAGGGACAGAAAATTAATCCTTTGCGGTGAAGAAATAAACTTTGAACTGGGACTTGGAGGACATTCTGATGCCGATGTTGCAACCCATGCCATAATAGATTCATTACTTGGAGCTGCTTCACTTGGAGACATTGGTAAACATTTCCCTGACACCTCAAACGAATTTAAAAACATATCCAGCATGATATTACTTAAAAAAGTGAATGAACTCGTTCGGAAAAAGGAATTTGAAATAATTAATATAGACTTGACAATTATAGCACAAAAGCCAAAGATAAATCAATATATAGAAAAAATGCGCATGAATATCTCCAAAATACTTGAAATTGACCGGGAAAGGATTTCAATAAAGGCAACCACGACAGAAGGGCTCGGTTTCATCGGCAGAAAGGAAGGCATAGCAGCTTTTTCCACCTCGTTATTGCTCAAAAAAAATGGATAA
- a CDS encoding DedA family protein, with the protein MDNLLLSLESLPIIIIYAILFILLFMEYVTPFVPGDTFLVISAYLAGVGTLNPILTLFLVIAANIFGFIMVYYFACKWGREYFERRNFRFFSHEKIIKTENHFKKYGYWLIFVNRFLPGTRFFITLTAGFLKIDFKKSLLLNTLSVILWSSFLMSLGIVIGKNIEEIKSILSRYNILITSIVFTIIAGYIIFWLIKNSKARAN; encoded by the coding sequence ATGGATAACTTATTATTATCATTAGAATCACTACCTATAATAATCATCTATGCAATTCTATTTATTCTGCTTTTTATGGAATATGTTACACCATTTGTACCAGGAGATACTTTCCTTGTAATTTCGGCATATTTAGCTGGAGTAGGGACTTTAAACCCCATTCTAACGCTTTTTCTGGTCATTGCGGCAAATATCTTTGGTTTTATCATGGTATACTACTTTGCCTGCAAATGGGGAAGAGAATACTTTGAAAGGAGAAATTTCAGATTCTTTTCCCATGAAAAGATAATAAAAACAGAGAATCACTTCAAAAAATATGGCTACTGGCTAATCTTTGTTAATCGTTTTCTCCCTGGCACTAGATTTTTCATAACACTTACAGCTGGTTTTTTAAAAATTGATTTCAAAAAATCACTTTTATTGAATACGCTGAGCGTGATATTGTGGTCAAGCTTCCTTATGTCATTGGGAATAGTTATCGGGAAAAATATAGAAGAGATAAAGTCTATCCTTTCAAGATATAATATATTGATTACATCAATAGTTTTTACTATTATTGCAGGTTATATAATTTTCTGGCTTATTAAAAATTCAAAGGCAAGGGCAAACTAA
- the ispD gene encoding 2-C-methyl-D-erythritol 4-phosphate cytidylyltransferase, translating into MKISGIIVAAGSGKRMGKLLPKQFITIAGRSIVSYTIENVSKCINLIELILVIPEGYDTNKLPKDIQNKVDVPVKIIQGGPERQFSVYNALKNVSNDADSILVHDGVRPFVSQSLLKKLINELKNCDGVFPGLSPKETIKEINKNLVIKTRDRSKLVSVQTPQIFKKEILLKAYNYAIRNNIIGTDDAYLVEKIGGKVKVIPGEEINIKITTPIDLEIAEIIIKKGIFHEFQNR; encoded by the coding sequence ATGAAAATTTCAGGAATCATTGTAGCAGCTGGAAGTGGAAAAAGAATGGGTAAGCTCCTACCAAAACAATTTATAACAATAGCAGGAAGATCGATTGTTTCATACACTATAGAAAACGTTTCAAAATGTATAAACCTTATAGAATTAATACTTGTCATACCTGAAGGATACGATACTAATAAATTGCCCAAGGATATACAAAATAAGGTGGATGTCCCGGTTAAAATCATCCAAGGTGGTCCTGAAAGACAATTCTCGGTATATAATGCCCTGAAAAACGTCAGTAATGATGCAGATTCAATTCTTGTACATGATGGAGTTAGACCATTTGTGAGTCAGAGCTTACTGAAAAAACTAATTAATGAGTTAAAAAACTGCGACGGAGTCTTTCCCGGACTTAGCCCAAAAGAAACGATAAAAGAAATAAATAAAAACTTGGTGATAAAAACAAGGGACAGATCGAAACTTGTCAGTGTACAGACGCCACAAATTTTCAAAAAAGAAATACTATTAAAAGCCTACAACTATGCAATTAGGAACAATATAATCGGTACAGATGATGCTTATCTTGTTGAGAAAATTGGTGGAAAGGTAAAAGTCATCCCTGGTGAGGAGATCAATATAAAAATAACAACACCTATAGACCTTGAGATAGCAGAGATAATAATTAAAAAAGGAATATTCCATGAATTTCAGAATAGGTAA